The following are encoded together in the Triticum dicoccoides isolate Atlit2015 ecotype Zavitan chromosome 6B, WEW_v2.0, whole genome shotgun sequence genome:
- the LOC119323560 gene encoding uncharacterized protein LOC119323560 encodes MPSPSLLLPLHLPPLRPRLASSSHSPRYPPPFLRTLSPPAPAPRLALPAAAARSGGGGDREGNRGAAGDRGRVIPIARCYEAGLARLEVSGAARREQAVAAAAAADGGAAAEAHLGAGSEAMVMEAFLPGAGGAASTRVILQAKEVKEKAAKIKKDFGDDIFSENEPDSDSILAMALKQVVMHKLSNYRLEIFSPGSGRNVHDWSKPRKVPVDFSISSSDGKLLSSLAEAIFSCVIEDTEKSYLGGTGGLFQTQKLNCSSDSTVCIHRISEAEVASNARRCLESFNLTKSSHQVGTSKNAWWPAPKYGRLAEIGGPDFILWAHEFVPSYKLQINANAFENTKLEGCHELVNTRWEVPISHFQLVELGNVVDMYFEDQFTVPGKTFRSHWNAEPSKIRRNNGYLNNLFSFLAGSSVIFIVGIVAQLCWPQSLKGKRLFMGSSPTPSSHSYCSDVHSLDNSEVRSYCISIVKKIKDSCGCPGDIVVDENIGAWIGELPDCFKAINLGDNAASDDAQYSRTVIKENKNPLVLTPTEMTSHLETNDNSQESLQNIASFQVVMSEEGKLVGFQPTSRLAVNHWAKNPLAALLYEGRKLSPAFLEPRLKISRPAKVVPIELLMSVNSESFFALARPVQDPC; translated from the exons ATGCCGTCTCCGtccctcctcctcccgctccaccTGCCGCCTCTCCGCCCGCGCCTCGCCTCCTCCTCCCACTCCCCCCGCTACCCGCCCCCCTTCCTCAGAACCCTATCACCGCCGGCCCCCGCTCCTCGCCTCGCCCTCCCCGCCGCGGCGGCTCGCTCCGGCGGGGGCGGTGACCGCGAGGGAAACCGGGGCGCGGCGGGGGACCGCGGGCGCGTCATCCCCATCGCGCGGTGCTACGAGGCGGGCCTCGCGCGGCTCGAGGTCTCCGGCGCCGCGCGGCGGGAGCAGGCCgtcgcggccgcggcggcggccgacGGAGGGGCAGCCGCGGAGGCGCACCTCGGCGCCGGCTCCGAGGCCATGGTCATGGAGGCCTTCCTCCCCGGAGCCGGTGGCGCCGCGTCCACTCGAGTG ATTTTGCAAGCCAAGGAAGTCAAAGAGAAGGCCGCTAAGATAAAGAAGGACTTTGGTGATGATATTTTCTCTGAAAATGAACCTGATTCCGACAGTATCTTGGCTATGGCTCTTAAGCAAGTTGTGATGCACAAGCTTTCAAACTATCGGCTAGAAATCTTCTCCCCAGGTTCAGGGAGAAACGTCCACGATTGGAGCAAACCCCGAAAG GTTCCTGTGGATTTCAGCATCAGTTCATCGGATGGAAAACTTCTATCCTCTCTTGCTGAAGCAATTTTCTCATGTGTCATTGAGGATACCGAAAAGAGTTACCTCGGGGGCACAGGCGGGCTTTTTCAAACACAGAAGCTGAACTGCTCGTCTGATTCCACTGTTTGTATACACAGAATTTCCGAGGCAGAAGTTGCAAGTAATGCTAGGAGGTGCTTGGAGAGTTTTAATCTTACCAAGTCCTCTCATCAAGTGGGCACATCAAAGAATGCGTGGTGGCCAGCCCCAAAATATGGAAGGTTGGCGGAGATCGGGGGTCCTGATTTTATCCTTTGGGCCCATGAGTTTGTTCCTTCTTATAAACTGCAAATTAATGCCAATGCATTCGAGAATACGAAGCTTGAGGGCTGTCATGAGTTAGTAAATACTAGGTGGGAAGTTCCCATATCCCACTTCCAACTG GTGGAACTAGGGAATGTTGTTGACATGTATTTTGAAGATCAATTTACGGTTCCTGGAAAAACTTTCCGTTCTCACTGGAATGCAGAACCATCCAAGATTAGAAGGAACAAT GGTTATTTGAACAACCTTTTCTCTTTCTTGGCTGGTAGTTCTGTTATTTTTATTGTCGGCATCGTTGCTCAGTTATGCTGGCCTCAATCTCTTAAAGGCAAAAGGTTGTTCATGGGCAGTTCACCCACCCCATCATCACACAGCTATTGTTCTGACGTCCATTCTCTTGATAATAGTGAG GTACGAAGTTATTGCATATCTATTGTTAAGAAAATAAAAGATTCATGTGGTTGCCCTGGGGATATAGTGGTTGATGAAAATATTGGTgcttggattggagaactgcctgacTGCTTCAAGGCCATCAATCTTGGCGATAATGCTGCTTCTGATGATGCTCAGTATTCCCGTACTGTTATCAAAGAAAATAAGAACCCATTGGTATTAACTCCCACCGAGATGACTTCTCATCTGGAAACAAACGATAATTCCCAGGAAAGTCTGCAGAACATTGCCAGCTTTCAG GTGGTGATGTCAGAAGAAGGTAAATTGGTAGGTTTTCAGCCAACAAGCCGCCTAGCTGTGAACCATTGGGCCAAAAATCCACTAGCAGCGCTGCTGTATGAGGGGCGGAAGCTTTCTCCAG CCTTTCTGGAGCCTAGGCTTAAAATTTCCCGTCCTGCTAAGGTTGTCCCGATTGAGTTGTTGATGTCGGTAAATTCAGAATCTTTTTTTGCTTTGGCGAGGCCTGTTCAAGATCCATGCTAA
- the LOC119323561 gene encoding GDSL esterase/lipase At5g45950-like, which produces MRRPAVVAVALLLLVAWQPPPGRTAAALDEQDDDPPAPPPPDERDDDPPARSMPPPSDEQDDNPPARSMLPPPPPDEQEDNPSWPGLPLLPPPPPPEESDAPRVPSLPGSMPMPLPPPPPVEPAAPPTRPRRARLPPRQDDPPEPEPPELPRHRRTPRDPTPPRTVVPPQEPGWAAVPLPMAPMPAPGRPINYSTTGWTTMLVFGDSTVDPGNNNRLQTVMRANFLPYGAGFLGGRPTGRFSNGRLITDILAERLGVARSLPGFREPRLRPRQLRRGVSFASAGSGYDDATARISNTLSFSNQVEDLWRYRRNLQRLVGPRRAHQLLRRATFVISAGTTDLFNHYLATNRSGTESWLPYENLLITRVANYTQVMRALGGRRFVFVGVPPVGCLPLVRTLLGTGAETCHENMNSMATSFNRRLGEVVRFLRNQQDTRATFIDVAPIISMATIDPKIFGLTETSRGCCGTGVIEVGQTCRGRLTCTDPSKYMYWDAVHQTERMNEIITDYVIMNSIGEIYA; this is translated from the exons ATGAGGAGGCCGGCGGTGGTTGCGGTGgcgctgctcctcctcgtcgcATGGCAGCCGCCGCCGGGGAGGACGGCGGCCGCGCTGGACGAGCAGGACGACgatccgcccgcgccgccgccgccggacgagcGGGACGACGATCCGCCCGCGCGGAGCATGCCGCCGCCGTCGGACGAGCAGGACGACAATCCGCCTGCGCGAAGCatgcttccgccgccgccgccggacgagcAGGAGGACAATCCATCCTGGCCTGGGCTTCCGTTgttgccgcccccgcccccgccggagGAGTCCGATGCGCCACGAGTACCCTCGCTACCGGGTTCCATGCCGAtgccgttgccgccgccgccgccggtggaaCCAGCAGCACCGCCGACTCGCCCACGGCGTGCGCGGCTGCCTCCGAGGCAGGACGATCCGCCGGAACCTGAGCCGCCGGAGCTGCCTCGCCATAGGCGGACGCCGAGGGACCCGACGCCGCCACGGACGGTGGTGCCGCCGCAGGAGCCGGGGTGGGCCGCGGTGCCGCTGCCGATGGCACCAATGCCGGCTCCTGGGAGGCCCATCAACTACAGCACCACCGGCTGGACGACCATGCTGGTGTTCGGGGACTCGACGGTGGACCCCGGGAACAACAACCGGCTGCAGACGGTGATGAGGGCCAACTTCCTGCCGTACGGCGCGGGCTTCCTCGGCGGCAGGCCCACCGGCCGGTTCAGCAACGGCAGGCTCATCACTGACATACTCG CGGAAAGACTAGGTGTAGCGAGGAGCCTTCCAGGTTTCCGCGAGCCGAGGTTGAGGCCAAGGCAGCTCAGAAGGGGTGTGAGTTTCGCATCAGCAGGCTCCGGATACGATGATGCGACCGCCAGGATATCG AATACACTATCATTTTCCAATCAAGTCGAGGACCTATGGCGTTACAGAAGAAACCTCCAAAGATTAGTGGGACCAAGAAGAGCTCATCAACTTCTCAGGAGGGCTACGTTCGTCATAAGTGCTGGAACAACCGATCTGTTTAACCACTATCTTGCCACAAACCGTTCAGGAACAGAGAGTTGGCTGCCGTATGAGAACCTACTGATAACACGTGTCGCTAATTATACCCAG GTAATGAGAGCACTTGGAGGAAGGAGATTTGTATTTGTTGGAGTGCCCCCAGTTGGGTGTTTACCACTTGTTAGAACCTTGCTAGGCACGGGTGCAGAAACATGCCATGAAAACATGAACTCCATGGCAACTTCATTTAACAGAAGGCTAGGCGAAGTGGTGCGCTTTCTGAGGAATCAACAAGATACCAGAGCTACTTTTATTGACGTTGCTCCAATCATAAGCATGGCGACAATAGACCCCAAAATCTTTG GGTTGACAGAGACATCAAGAGGCTGCTGTGGAACAGGGGTTATTGAAGTTGGGCAAACATGCAGAGGCCGATTAACATGCACAGATCCCAGCAAGTACATGTACTGGGATGCTGTCCACCAAACAGAGAGAATGAACGAAATTATCACAGATTATGTGATTATGAATTCAATTGGAGAAATTTATGCCTAG